In Candidatus Woesearchaeota archaeon, a single genomic region encodes these proteins:
- the pth2 gene encoding peptidyl-tRNA hydrolase Pth2, giving the protein MERENSELEYKQVIIVRNELHMPKGKLAAQVSHASLDAALNTDKRILENWHSNGGKKVILKVETEKELLRYFQMAKDEGLVAVLIIDAGRTFLQPGTKSCVGIGPALSSKIDTITGHLAML; this is encoded by the coding sequence ATGGAACGGGAAAACAGCGAACTTGAATACAAACAGGTAATAATAGTAAGGAATGAGCTTCACATGCCGAAGGGCAAGCTTGCTGCGCAGGTGAGCCATGCCTCTCTTGATGCTGCATTGAATACTGACAAGAGGATTCTGGAAAACTGGCACTCAAACGGGGGGAAAAAGGTTATCCTTAAAGTTGAGACTGAAAAGGAGCTCCTGAGATATTTCCAGATGGCAAAGGATGAGGGGCTTGTCGCTGTTCTCATAATTGATGCCGGAAGAACTTTCCTCCAGCCGGGAACCAAGAGCTGCGTGGGGATTGGGCCTGCATTAAGCAGCAAAATTGACACAATAACCGGGCATCTTGCAATGCTTTAA